The Panicum hallii strain FIL2 chromosome 9, PHallii_v3.1, whole genome shotgun sequence genome has a window encoding:
- the LOC112876572 gene encoding transcription initiation factor IIF subunit alpha-like — MGTGTGVGAPADLVLKAACERCGAASDLYGTSCRHTTLCTGCGRAVARARGRCAVCAAPVTRLIREYDVRVDTSAEKAHFIGRFTTGLPPLSKKRSAGNRWSLRKDVPQGRQLTGNMREKYYSRRPWFLEDEICEHQYQGQIEDSPATYYSLTLKGKEITAVPVGSWYNFSKVAQYKQLTLEEAEEKMNRRRNSAFGYERWLMKAATNGAAAFSSDVKRLDDVNGGVTNGVHPKKEDMNGNGNQSVKVEEDEEGEAERRNRVGLTTKGIDEDGEESGKDRDFDLDDEIEKGDDWEHEETFTDDDETLDIDIEERPDLADPEAAPPEIKQDDNENELGSSDNLSKSGQELKKLLRRAAGENESDTDDKNTDEDEPSSPECAPKQLVVPKNEQVDSNLAKPTPSAHAQDPTPPSKATQKRRSGGGGANTSNAAASKKIKTEPVTRMLSVKDEIPSSLEPTSEASLPASTAELSPITEEEVRTVLRALAPVTSQDLVLRFRPRLVTQEDKRAFLNIVKKISHMFKNNGRNYLVLRQEHK, encoded by the exons CCGGCTGCGGCAGGGCCGTGGCGCGCGCCCGCGGGCGCTGCGCCGTCTGTGCCGCCCCCGTCACCAGGCTCATCCGG GAGTACGATGTCCGGGTGGATACCTCCGCGGAGAAGGCCCACTTCATCGGCAGGTTCACCACCGGCTTGCCGCCCTTGTCGAAGAAGAGGAGCGCGGGGAACAGGTGGTCTCTCCGCAAGGATGTCCCGCAAGGACGGCAGCTTACCGGGAACATGCGG GAGAAGTACTACAGCAGGCGGCCTTGGTTTTTGGAGGATGAGATATGTGAACATCAGTATCAAGGCCAAATTGAAGACTCACCGGCTACATACTATTCACTAACGTTGAAAGGCAAGGAGATCACTGCTGTTCCAGTTGGTTCCTG GTACAACTTCAGTAAAGTTGCACAGTATAAACAGCTGACCTTGGAAGAAGCTGAAGAGAAGATGAATAGAAGGAGAAATAGTGCATTTGGATATGAACGGTGGCTGATGAAGGCAGCTACAAATGGAGCTGCTGCCTTTAGTTCGGATGTGAAGAGGCTTGACGATGTAAATGGAGGGGTAACAAATGGGGTTCACCCCAAGAAAGAAGATATGAATGGGAATGGAAATCAATCTGTCAAAGTTGAGGAGGACGAAGAAGGGGAAGCTGAAAGGAGAAACAGGGTTGGGCTTACTACTAAAGGCATCGATGAGGACGGCGAGGAAAGCGGGAAGGACAGAGACTTCGATTTGGATGATGAAATTGAGAAAG GTGATGATTGGGAGCACGAAGAAACCTTCACTGATGATGATGAGACTCTGGACATTGATATAGAGGAAAGACCTGATTTAGCAGATCCTGAGGCTGCTCCTCCTGAAATTAAGCAG GATGACAACGAGAATGAATTAGGCAGCAGCGACAACTTGAGCAAGTCCGGTCAGGAGCTAAAAAAGCTACTCCGCCGAGCTGCTGGGGAAAATGAGTCTGACACCGACGACAAAAACACAGAT GAAGATGAACCATCATCGCCAGAATGTGCTCCAAAACAACTGGTTGTACCCAAAAATGAACAAGTGGATAGCAACCTTGCTAAACCAACACCATCAGCGCACGCTCAGGACCCTACACCTCCATCCAAAGCCACTCAAAAGAGGAGATCAGGGGGTGGTGGTGCAAATACTTCTAATGCTGCAGCCTCCAAAAAGATAAAGACAGAACCT GTAACCAGAATGTTGTCTGTCAAGGATGAAATTCCGTCTTCTTTGGAACCAACTTCAGAAGCATCTCTTCCAGCAAGTACGGCAGAATTATCACCCATCACAGAGGAGGAAGTCAGGACAGTACTTCGTGCACTTGCACCAGTCACATCTCAAGATCTGGTGTTGAGGTTCAGGCCTCGTTTAGTAACTCAAGAG GACAAAAGAGCATTTCTTAACATTGTGAAGAAAATCTCTCACATGTTTAAGAACAACGGCCGTAACTACCTCGTCCTTCGGCAGGAACACAAGTGA
- the LOC112876571 gene encoding receptor-like serine/threonine-protein kinase At2g45590 isoform X3 — MVESQHTFRSPESAASLCGAPPRLSCPRLRLRLPGPLGRDWPLNLPPPPTPPPQHPAMPSRQPPPPAPSPTPAVAAAVVAADLRSRGGRHRRRASAAPAATAGASAAAALILAVAVALLLLWRRRRRRKLAAAAGAQPAAELRRLSYQHLRRATGGFAAGSKLGQGGFGPVFRGALPRSGQPVAVKVMDAAGSLQGEREFHNEVSLASHLLGCAAPGAPPSILLPFAYSLSAQPRRRRMMLVYELMPNGSLQDALLGKRCPEMVAEWPRRLAVARDVAAALHYLHSVVQPPVIHGDVKPSNVLLDADLRARLSDFGLARIRSEEEDELESGGIGADADGNGNPGGGCDEDVSVAGESMTAAAVNGEDNAAKSPEDDEAFTTASPAEAASTSGCDKTSVGSGLNARSCNGGGAAGSGSGSDWWWRQDNGGGGGGVKDYVMEWIRSEIKKERPKNDWIAGSSAIAPVTSTERKKPKRRAREWWREEYAEELTKKQKRRALAKSKSDAGAMSGMQWWERDCDLEEKGHSRWRMMKKSWSRRSSNGNVSIGWWVDGVRRSSRDWASGEFVPKSGGAVSSTPSMRGTVCYVAPEYGGGGPLSEKCDIYSFGVLLLVLISGRRPLQMTTSPMSEFEKASLISWARHLAQVGRLLDLVDPALQDVDRDQALLCITVALLCIQRSPARRPSSAEVLDMLAGEGEPPTLPLEFSPSPPGGFPFKSRRKARRSSLRIC; from the exons ATGGTGGAAAGCCAACACACTTTTCGCTCGCCTGAGTCCGCTGCCTCGCTTTGCGGTGCTCCACCCCGCTTGTCTTGtccccgcctccgcctccgtcTGCCCGGCCCGCTAGGCCGCGACTGGCCTCTAAACCTACctcccccccccaccccccccccccaacacccGGCGATGCCCTCGCGgcagcccccgccgccggccccgtcgCCGACcccggccgtggcggcggcggtcgtcGCCGCGGACCTTCGATCCCGCGGggggcgccaccgccgccgcgcatcAGCTGCCCCCGCAGCCACCGCGGGGGcctcggccgcggcggcgctgaTCTTAGCGGTCGCCGTCGCGCTGCTACTGTtgtggcggaggcggaggcggcggaagctggccgcggcggcgggggcgcagcCGGCGGCCGAGCTGCGGAGACTGTCGTACCAGCATCTGCGGCGCGCGACGGGCGGCTTCGCGGCGGGGAGCAAGCTGGGTCAGGGCGGGTTCGGCCCGGTCTTCCGCGGCGCGCTGCCCCGGTCGGGCCAGCCCGTGGCCGTCAAGGTCATGGACGCCGCGGGGTCCCTCCAGGGCGAGCGCGAGTTCCACAACGAGGTCTCCCTGGCCTCCCACCTCCTCGGCTGCGCCGCCCCGGGGGCGCCGCCGTCCATCCTCCTCCCGTTCGCCTACTCGCTCTCCGCGCAGCCGCGCCGGCGGAGGATGATGCTCGTGTACGAGCTCATGCCCAATGGCTCGCTGCAGGACGCGCTGCTCGGGAAGAGGTGCCCGGAGATGGTGGCCGAGTGGCCGcgccgcctcgccgtcgcccgGGACGTCGCTGCCGCGCTCCACTACCTGCATTCCGTCGTGCAGCCGCCCGTGATCCACGGGGATGTCAAGCCCAGCAACGTGTTGCTGGATGCGGACCTCCGCGCTCGCCTCTCAGATTTCGGCCTCGCGCGGATCAGGTCTGAAGAGGAGGATGAGCTAGAGAGCGGTGGGATTGGGGCCGATGCGGATGGGAATGGCAATCCCGGCGGTGGATGTGACGAGGATGTGTCAGTGGCCGGCGAGAGCATGACTGCTGCCGCGGTCAATGGGGAAGACAATGCTGCCAAGTCACCAGAGGATGATGAGGCGTTCACCACGGCGTCTCCTGCAGAGGCTGCATCCACTTCTGGATGTGACAAGACTAGTGTTGGTAGCGGACTGAATGCCCGAAGCTGCAATGGTGGAGGAGCTGCAGGATCAGGATCTGGGAGTGACTGGTGGTGGCGTCAGGACaatggtggcggtggcggtggtgttaAGGACTATGTCATGGAATGGATCAGGTCTGAGATCAAGAAGGAGCGGCCGAAGAATGATTGGATTGCGGGATCATCTGCAATTGCCCCTGTGACTTCAACGGAGAGGAAGAAGCCAAAGCGTCGCGCGCGGGAGTGGTGGCGTGAGGAGTATGCAGAGGAGCTCACTAAGAAGCAGAAACGGCGGGCGCTCGCCAAGTCGAAGAGTGACGCTGGTGCCATGTCTGGTATGCAGTGGTGGGAGAGGGATTGTGATTTAGAGGAGAAGGGGCATTCAAGGTGGAGGATGATGAAAAAAAGCTGGAGCCGGAGGAGCAGCAATGGCAATGTCAGCATCGGTTGGTGGGTGGACGGTGTGAGAAGGAGCAGCAGGGATTGGGCCAGTGGGGAATTTGTGCCCAAAAGTGGTGGCGCAGTGAGCAGCACACCAAGCATGAGAGGCACAGTCTGCTATGTGGCTCCCGAGTATGGTGGTGGAGGACCTCTATCAGAGAAATGTGACATTTACAGCTTTGGAGTGTTGTTGTTAGTTCTTATATCTGGACGCCGCCCACTCCAAATGACCACCTCACCAATGTCAGAGTTTGAGAAGGCGAGTCTCATCTCATGGGCGAGGCATCTTGCTCAGGTTGGCCGTTTGCTTGATCTTGTGGACCCTGCACTGCAGGACGTTGATCGAGACCAAGCGCTTCTATGCATTACCGTTGCGCTCCTTTGCATCCAGCGGTCACCAGCTCGCCGCCCCTCAAGCGCAGAGGTGCTTGATATGCTCGCTGGTGAGGGTGAGCCACCAACTCTTCCGTTAGAATTCTCGCCTTCACCTCCTGGCGGGTTCCCTTTCAAGTCCCGAAGGAAAGCCCG GAGGAGCAGCCTCAGGATCTGCTAA
- the LOC112876571 gene encoding receptor-like serine/threonine-protein kinase At2g45590 isoform X2 translates to MVESQHTFRSPESAASLCGAPPRLSCPRLRLRLPGPLGRDWPLNLPPPPTPPPQHPAMPSRQPPPPAPSPTPAVAAAVVAADLRSRGGRHRRRASAAPAATAGASAAAALILAVAVALLLLWRRRRRRKLAAAAGAQPAAELRRLSYQHLRRATGGFAAGSKLGQGGFGPVFRGALPRSGQPVAVKVMDAAGSLQGEREFHNEVSLASHLLGCAAPGAPPSILLPFAYSLSAQPRRRRMMLVYELMPNGSLQDALLGKRCPEMVAEWPRRLAVARDVAAALHYLHSVVQPPVIHGDVKPSNVLLDADLRARLSDFGLARIRSEEEDELESGGIGADADGNGNPGGGCDEDVSVAGESMTAAAVNGEDNAAKSPEDDEAFTTASPAEAASTSGCDKTSVGSGLNARSCNGGGAAGSGSGSDWWWRQDNGGGGGGVKDYVMEWIRSEIKKERPKNDWIAGSSAIAPVTSTERKKPKRRAREWWREEYAEELTKKQKRRALAKSKSDAGAMSGMQWWERDCDLEEKGHSRWRMMKKSWSRRSSNGNVSIGWWVDGVRRSSRDWASGEFVPKSGGAVSSTPSMRGTVCYVAPEYGGGGPLSEKCDIYSFGVLLLVLISGRRPLQMTTSPMSEFEKASLISWARHLAQVGRLLDLVDPALQDVDRDQALLCITVALLCIQRSPARRPSSAEVLDMLAGEGEPPTLPLEFSPSPPGGFPFKSRRKARIKLPAREEQG, encoded by the exons ATGGTGGAAAGCCAACACACTTTTCGCTCGCCTGAGTCCGCTGCCTCGCTTTGCGGTGCTCCACCCCGCTTGTCTTGtccccgcctccgcctccgtcTGCCCGGCCCGCTAGGCCGCGACTGGCCTCTAAACCTACctcccccccccaccccccccccccaacacccGGCGATGCCCTCGCGgcagcccccgccgccggccccgtcgCCGACcccggccgtggcggcggcggtcgtcGCCGCGGACCTTCGATCCCGCGGggggcgccaccgccgccgcgcatcAGCTGCCCCCGCAGCCACCGCGGGGGcctcggccgcggcggcgctgaTCTTAGCGGTCGCCGTCGCGCTGCTACTGTtgtggcggaggcggaggcggcggaagctggccgcggcggcgggggcgcagcCGGCGGCCGAGCTGCGGAGACTGTCGTACCAGCATCTGCGGCGCGCGACGGGCGGCTTCGCGGCGGGGAGCAAGCTGGGTCAGGGCGGGTTCGGCCCGGTCTTCCGCGGCGCGCTGCCCCGGTCGGGCCAGCCCGTGGCCGTCAAGGTCATGGACGCCGCGGGGTCCCTCCAGGGCGAGCGCGAGTTCCACAACGAGGTCTCCCTGGCCTCCCACCTCCTCGGCTGCGCCGCCCCGGGGGCGCCGCCGTCCATCCTCCTCCCGTTCGCCTACTCGCTCTCCGCGCAGCCGCGCCGGCGGAGGATGATGCTCGTGTACGAGCTCATGCCCAATGGCTCGCTGCAGGACGCGCTGCTCGGGAAGAGGTGCCCGGAGATGGTGGCCGAGTGGCCGcgccgcctcgccgtcgcccgGGACGTCGCTGCCGCGCTCCACTACCTGCATTCCGTCGTGCAGCCGCCCGTGATCCACGGGGATGTCAAGCCCAGCAACGTGTTGCTGGATGCGGACCTCCGCGCTCGCCTCTCAGATTTCGGCCTCGCGCGGATCAGGTCTGAAGAGGAGGATGAGCTAGAGAGCGGTGGGATTGGGGCCGATGCGGATGGGAATGGCAATCCCGGCGGTGGATGTGACGAGGATGTGTCAGTGGCCGGCGAGAGCATGACTGCTGCCGCGGTCAATGGGGAAGACAATGCTGCCAAGTCACCAGAGGATGATGAGGCGTTCACCACGGCGTCTCCTGCAGAGGCTGCATCCACTTCTGGATGTGACAAGACTAGTGTTGGTAGCGGACTGAATGCCCGAAGCTGCAATGGTGGAGGAGCTGCAGGATCAGGATCTGGGAGTGACTGGTGGTGGCGTCAGGACaatggtggcggtggcggtggtgttaAGGACTATGTCATGGAATGGATCAGGTCTGAGATCAAGAAGGAGCGGCCGAAGAATGATTGGATTGCGGGATCATCTGCAATTGCCCCTGTGACTTCAACGGAGAGGAAGAAGCCAAAGCGTCGCGCGCGGGAGTGGTGGCGTGAGGAGTATGCAGAGGAGCTCACTAAGAAGCAGAAACGGCGGGCGCTCGCCAAGTCGAAGAGTGACGCTGGTGCCATGTCTGGTATGCAGTGGTGGGAGAGGGATTGTGATTTAGAGGAGAAGGGGCATTCAAGGTGGAGGATGATGAAAAAAAGCTGGAGCCGGAGGAGCAGCAATGGCAATGTCAGCATCGGTTGGTGGGTGGACGGTGTGAGAAGGAGCAGCAGGGATTGGGCCAGTGGGGAATTTGTGCCCAAAAGTGGTGGCGCAGTGAGCAGCACACCAAGCATGAGAGGCACAGTCTGCTATGTGGCTCCCGAGTATGGTGGTGGAGGACCTCTATCAGAGAAATGTGACATTTACAGCTTTGGAGTGTTGTTGTTAGTTCTTATATCTGGACGCCGCCCACTCCAAATGACCACCTCACCAATGTCAGAGTTTGAGAAGGCGAGTCTCATCTCATGGGCGAGGCATCTTGCTCAGGTTGGCCGTTTGCTTGATCTTGTGGACCCTGCACTGCAGGACGTTGATCGAGACCAAGCGCTTCTATGCATTACCGTTGCGCTCCTTTGCATCCAGCGGTCACCAGCTCGCCGCCCCTCAAGCGCAGAGGTGCTTGATATGCTCGCTGGTGAGGGTGAGCCACCAACTCTTCCGTTAGAATTCTCGCCTTCACCTCCTGGCGGGTTCCCTTTCAAGTCCCGAAGGAAAGCCCG GATAAAACTTCCTGCGCGTGAAGAACAAGGATAA
- the LOC112876571 gene encoding receptor-like serine/threonine-protein kinase At2g45590 isoform X4: MVESQHTFRSPESAASLCGAPPRLSCPRLRLRLPGPLGRDWPLNLPPPPTPPPQHPAMPSRQPPPPAPSPTPAVAAAVVAADLRSRGGRHRRRASAAPAATAGASAAAALILAVAVALLLLWRRRRRRKLAAAAGAQPAAELRRLSYQHLRRATGGFAAGSKLGQGGFGPVFRGALPRSGQPVAVKVMDAAGSLQGEREFHNEVSLASHLLGCAAPGAPPSILLPFAYSLSAQPRRRRMMLVYELMPNGSLQDALLGKRCPEMVAEWPRRLAVARDVAAALHYLHSVVQPPVIHGDVKPSNVLLDADLRARLSDFGLARIRSEEEDELESGGIGADADGNGNPGGGCDEDVSVAGESMTAAAVNGEDNAAKSPEDDEAFTTASPAEAASTSGCDKTSVGSGLNARSCNGGGAAGSGSGSDWWWRQDNGGGGGGVKDYVMEWIRSEIKKERPKNDWIAGSSAIAPVTSTERKKPKRRAREWWREEYAEELTKKQKRRALAKSKSDAGAMSGMQWWERDCDLEEKGHSRWRMMKKSWSRRSSNGNVSIGWWVDGVRRSSRDWASGEFVPKSGGAVSSTPSMRGTVCYVAPEYGGGGPLSEKCDIYSFGVLLLVLISGRRPLQMTTSPMSEFEKASLISWARHLAQVGRLLDLVDPALQDVDRDQALLCITVALLCIQRSPARRPSSAEVLDMLAGEGEPPTLPLEFSPSPPGGFPFKSRRKARSFNRK; the protein is encoded by the exons ATGGTGGAAAGCCAACACACTTTTCGCTCGCCTGAGTCCGCTGCCTCGCTTTGCGGTGCTCCACCCCGCTTGTCTTGtccccgcctccgcctccgtcTGCCCGGCCCGCTAGGCCGCGACTGGCCTCTAAACCTACctcccccccccaccccccccccccaacacccGGCGATGCCCTCGCGgcagcccccgccgccggccccgtcgCCGACcccggccgtggcggcggcggtcgtcGCCGCGGACCTTCGATCCCGCGGggggcgccaccgccgccgcgcatcAGCTGCCCCCGCAGCCACCGCGGGGGcctcggccgcggcggcgctgaTCTTAGCGGTCGCCGTCGCGCTGCTACTGTtgtggcggaggcggaggcggcggaagctggccgcggcggcgggggcgcagcCGGCGGCCGAGCTGCGGAGACTGTCGTACCAGCATCTGCGGCGCGCGACGGGCGGCTTCGCGGCGGGGAGCAAGCTGGGTCAGGGCGGGTTCGGCCCGGTCTTCCGCGGCGCGCTGCCCCGGTCGGGCCAGCCCGTGGCCGTCAAGGTCATGGACGCCGCGGGGTCCCTCCAGGGCGAGCGCGAGTTCCACAACGAGGTCTCCCTGGCCTCCCACCTCCTCGGCTGCGCCGCCCCGGGGGCGCCGCCGTCCATCCTCCTCCCGTTCGCCTACTCGCTCTCCGCGCAGCCGCGCCGGCGGAGGATGATGCTCGTGTACGAGCTCATGCCCAATGGCTCGCTGCAGGACGCGCTGCTCGGGAAGAGGTGCCCGGAGATGGTGGCCGAGTGGCCGcgccgcctcgccgtcgcccgGGACGTCGCTGCCGCGCTCCACTACCTGCATTCCGTCGTGCAGCCGCCCGTGATCCACGGGGATGTCAAGCCCAGCAACGTGTTGCTGGATGCGGACCTCCGCGCTCGCCTCTCAGATTTCGGCCTCGCGCGGATCAGGTCTGAAGAGGAGGATGAGCTAGAGAGCGGTGGGATTGGGGCCGATGCGGATGGGAATGGCAATCCCGGCGGTGGATGTGACGAGGATGTGTCAGTGGCCGGCGAGAGCATGACTGCTGCCGCGGTCAATGGGGAAGACAATGCTGCCAAGTCACCAGAGGATGATGAGGCGTTCACCACGGCGTCTCCTGCAGAGGCTGCATCCACTTCTGGATGTGACAAGACTAGTGTTGGTAGCGGACTGAATGCCCGAAGCTGCAATGGTGGAGGAGCTGCAGGATCAGGATCTGGGAGTGACTGGTGGTGGCGTCAGGACaatggtggcggtggcggtggtgttaAGGACTATGTCATGGAATGGATCAGGTCTGAGATCAAGAAGGAGCGGCCGAAGAATGATTGGATTGCGGGATCATCTGCAATTGCCCCTGTGACTTCAACGGAGAGGAAGAAGCCAAAGCGTCGCGCGCGGGAGTGGTGGCGTGAGGAGTATGCAGAGGAGCTCACTAAGAAGCAGAAACGGCGGGCGCTCGCCAAGTCGAAGAGTGACGCTGGTGCCATGTCTGGTATGCAGTGGTGGGAGAGGGATTGTGATTTAGAGGAGAAGGGGCATTCAAGGTGGAGGATGATGAAAAAAAGCTGGAGCCGGAGGAGCAGCAATGGCAATGTCAGCATCGGTTGGTGGGTGGACGGTGTGAGAAGGAGCAGCAGGGATTGGGCCAGTGGGGAATTTGTGCCCAAAAGTGGTGGCGCAGTGAGCAGCACACCAAGCATGAGAGGCACAGTCTGCTATGTGGCTCCCGAGTATGGTGGTGGAGGACCTCTATCAGAGAAATGTGACATTTACAGCTTTGGAGTGTTGTTGTTAGTTCTTATATCTGGACGCCGCCCACTCCAAATGACCACCTCACCAATGTCAGAGTTTGAGAAGGCGAGTCTCATCTCATGGGCGAGGCATCTTGCTCAGGTTGGCCGTTTGCTTGATCTTGTGGACCCTGCACTGCAGGACGTTGATCGAGACCAAGCGCTTCTATGCATTACCGTTGCGCTCCTTTGCATCCAGCGGTCACCAGCTCGCCGCCCCTCAAGCGCAGAGGTGCTTGATATGCTCGCTGGTGAGGGTGAGCCACCAACTCTTCCGTTAGAATTCTCGCCTTCACCTCCTGGCGGGTTCCCTTTCAAGTCCCGAAGGAAAGCCCG TTCCTTCAACAGAAAATAA
- the LOC112876571 gene encoding receptor-like serine/threonine-protein kinase At2g45590 isoform X1, with protein MVESQHTFRSPESAASLCGAPPRLSCPRLRLRLPGPLGRDWPLNLPPPPTPPPQHPAMPSRQPPPPAPSPTPAVAAAVVAADLRSRGGRHRRRASAAPAATAGASAAAALILAVAVALLLLWRRRRRRKLAAAAGAQPAAELRRLSYQHLRRATGGFAAGSKLGQGGFGPVFRGALPRSGQPVAVKVMDAAGSLQGEREFHNEVSLASHLLGCAAPGAPPSILLPFAYSLSAQPRRRRMMLVYELMPNGSLQDALLGKRCPEMVAEWPRRLAVARDVAAALHYLHSVVQPPVIHGDVKPSNVLLDADLRARLSDFGLARIRSEEEDELESGGIGADADGNGNPGGGCDEDVSVAGESMTAAAVNGEDNAAKSPEDDEAFTTASPAEAASTSGCDKTSVGSGLNARSCNGGGAAGSGSGSDWWWRQDNGGGGGGVKDYVMEWIRSEIKKERPKNDWIAGSSAIAPVTSTERKKPKRRAREWWREEYAEELTKKQKRRALAKSKSDAGAMSGMQWWERDCDLEEKGHSRWRMMKKSWSRRSSNGNVSIGWWVDGVRRSSRDWASGEFVPKSGGAVSSTPSMRGTVCYVAPEYGGGGPLSEKCDIYSFGVLLLVLISGRRPLQMTTSPMSEFEKASLISWARHLAQVGRLLDLVDPALQDVDRDQALLCITVALLCIQRSPARRPSSAEVLDMLAGEGEPPTLPLEFSPSPPGGFPFKSRRKARSAKLEQLILQRDREREREREKHAAFGHAFSFFWSSALPGPLTAVCPPPFDNHLLLNKHTQLCDGLNFQAFLVAQFPFTFFVPLRLTFP; from the exons ATGGTGGAAAGCCAACACACTTTTCGCTCGCCTGAGTCCGCTGCCTCGCTTTGCGGTGCTCCACCCCGCTTGTCTTGtccccgcctccgcctccgtcTGCCCGGCCCGCTAGGCCGCGACTGGCCTCTAAACCTACctcccccccccaccccccccccccaacacccGGCGATGCCCTCGCGgcagcccccgccgccggccccgtcgCCGACcccggccgtggcggcggcggtcgtcGCCGCGGACCTTCGATCCCGCGGggggcgccaccgccgccgcgcatcAGCTGCCCCCGCAGCCACCGCGGGGGcctcggccgcggcggcgctgaTCTTAGCGGTCGCCGTCGCGCTGCTACTGTtgtggcggaggcggaggcggcggaagctggccgcggcggcgggggcgcagcCGGCGGCCGAGCTGCGGAGACTGTCGTACCAGCATCTGCGGCGCGCGACGGGCGGCTTCGCGGCGGGGAGCAAGCTGGGTCAGGGCGGGTTCGGCCCGGTCTTCCGCGGCGCGCTGCCCCGGTCGGGCCAGCCCGTGGCCGTCAAGGTCATGGACGCCGCGGGGTCCCTCCAGGGCGAGCGCGAGTTCCACAACGAGGTCTCCCTGGCCTCCCACCTCCTCGGCTGCGCCGCCCCGGGGGCGCCGCCGTCCATCCTCCTCCCGTTCGCCTACTCGCTCTCCGCGCAGCCGCGCCGGCGGAGGATGATGCTCGTGTACGAGCTCATGCCCAATGGCTCGCTGCAGGACGCGCTGCTCGGGAAGAGGTGCCCGGAGATGGTGGCCGAGTGGCCGcgccgcctcgccgtcgcccgGGACGTCGCTGCCGCGCTCCACTACCTGCATTCCGTCGTGCAGCCGCCCGTGATCCACGGGGATGTCAAGCCCAGCAACGTGTTGCTGGATGCGGACCTCCGCGCTCGCCTCTCAGATTTCGGCCTCGCGCGGATCAGGTCTGAAGAGGAGGATGAGCTAGAGAGCGGTGGGATTGGGGCCGATGCGGATGGGAATGGCAATCCCGGCGGTGGATGTGACGAGGATGTGTCAGTGGCCGGCGAGAGCATGACTGCTGCCGCGGTCAATGGGGAAGACAATGCTGCCAAGTCACCAGAGGATGATGAGGCGTTCACCACGGCGTCTCCTGCAGAGGCTGCATCCACTTCTGGATGTGACAAGACTAGTGTTGGTAGCGGACTGAATGCCCGAAGCTGCAATGGTGGAGGAGCTGCAGGATCAGGATCTGGGAGTGACTGGTGGTGGCGTCAGGACaatggtggcggtggcggtggtgttaAGGACTATGTCATGGAATGGATCAGGTCTGAGATCAAGAAGGAGCGGCCGAAGAATGATTGGATTGCGGGATCATCTGCAATTGCCCCTGTGACTTCAACGGAGAGGAAGAAGCCAAAGCGTCGCGCGCGGGAGTGGTGGCGTGAGGAGTATGCAGAGGAGCTCACTAAGAAGCAGAAACGGCGGGCGCTCGCCAAGTCGAAGAGTGACGCTGGTGCCATGTCTGGTATGCAGTGGTGGGAGAGGGATTGTGATTTAGAGGAGAAGGGGCATTCAAGGTGGAGGATGATGAAAAAAAGCTGGAGCCGGAGGAGCAGCAATGGCAATGTCAGCATCGGTTGGTGGGTGGACGGTGTGAGAAGGAGCAGCAGGGATTGGGCCAGTGGGGAATTTGTGCCCAAAAGTGGTGGCGCAGTGAGCAGCACACCAAGCATGAGAGGCACAGTCTGCTATGTGGCTCCCGAGTATGGTGGTGGAGGACCTCTATCAGAGAAATGTGACATTTACAGCTTTGGAGTGTTGTTGTTAGTTCTTATATCTGGACGCCGCCCACTCCAAATGACCACCTCACCAATGTCAGAGTTTGAGAAGGCGAGTCTCATCTCATGGGCGAGGCATCTTGCTCAGGTTGGCCGTTTGCTTGATCTTGTGGACCCTGCACTGCAGGACGTTGATCGAGACCAAGCGCTTCTATGCATTACCGTTGCGCTCCTTTGCATCCAGCGGTCACCAGCTCGCCGCCCCTCAAGCGCAGAGGTGCTTGATATGCTCGCTGGTGAGGGTGAGCCACCAACTCTTCCGTTAGAATTCTCGCCTTCACCTCCTGGCGGGTTCCCTTTCAAGTCCCGAAGGAAAGCCCG GAGTGCAAAGCTTGAACAGTTGATTTTgcagagagacagagagagagagagagagagagagaagcatgctgcttttggacatgccttttcttttttttggagTAGTGCCCTGCCAGGCCCTCTGACTGCAGTGTGTCCTCCCCCTTTTGACAACCATTTGCTTCTAAACAAGCACACCCAGTTGTGTGATGGTTTGAACTTTCAAGCTTTCCTTGTTGCGCAGTTCCCTTTCACTTTTTTCGTTCCACTGAGATTGACTTTCCCTTAG